The following proteins are co-located in the Rhodopirellula islandica genome:
- a CDS encoding outer membrane protein assembly factor BamB family protein — MSQFLSPASLSLTRLTALAVCFGAVSWSSLSMDAAEPVSADSKGTGNVVWSQWRGGSQQGIAPEGDYPIQWSESDSIHRKVPGSGASTPVVVGDRAFLTSGIDGKNHLLGIDIDSLDIAFQTPLGEDRGNKHRKGSGSNPSPVTDGKHVVAYFRSGDLACCDLDGKSIWHINVQERFGEDTLWWDLGSSPMIIDNLVVVAVMQTGPSYIVAFDIESGEMVWKDDRMVPAPEEAAQSYSTPLATEVNGKPVVAVLGADHLTLTDAKTGKRLGTLGGFNPDQEKYFRSIASPVITGNVIVCPYSRGATLTGVDMEKLIAAGEDANAAKDAILWMRDDVGSDVPTPAARDGVVYVMSDGKRDRGTLYALSAETGETLWETSLARTRASYSSSPLIVGDRLYITDEAGATSVLEHIGGDSEPTLLHTNEVDDDEQFTVASPVPFGHGLLLRTKSHLYKVMR, encoded by the coding sequence CGCCGCGGAACCCGTTTCAGCCGATTCGAAGGGGACCGGGAATGTCGTTTGGTCGCAGTGGCGCGGTGGATCGCAACAAGGCATTGCACCTGAAGGCGATTATCCCATTCAGTGGTCGGAGTCAGATTCGATCCATCGCAAGGTGCCGGGAAGCGGTGCCAGCACGCCGGTGGTGGTTGGTGACCGAGCGTTTTTGACCAGCGGCATTGATGGCAAGAATCATCTGTTGGGCATCGACATCGATTCGTTGGACATCGCGTTCCAAACTCCCCTGGGCGAAGACCGCGGGAACAAGCACCGCAAAGGCAGCGGGAGCAACCCTTCGCCCGTCACGGATGGCAAGCATGTGGTTGCCTACTTCCGCAGTGGTGATTTGGCCTGTTGTGACTTGGACGGCAAATCCATTTGGCACATCAATGTGCAAGAACGTTTCGGTGAGGACACGCTTTGGTGGGACCTTGGTTCCTCGCCCATGATCATTGACAACTTGGTGGTCGTCGCGGTCATGCAAACCGGGCCCAGCTACATCGTTGCATTCGACATCGAGTCCGGCGAAATGGTGTGGAAAGATGATCGAATGGTGCCAGCTCCCGAAGAAGCCGCCCAAAGCTACTCGACCCCGTTGGCAACCGAAGTGAATGGCAAACCGGTGGTGGCTGTGTTGGGCGCCGACCACCTGACGCTGACGGATGCAAAAACCGGCAAGCGACTGGGCACCCTCGGCGGATTCAATCCGGACCAGGAAAAGTACTTTCGGTCGATCGCATCGCCCGTGATCACCGGCAACGTCATCGTTTGTCCTTACTCACGTGGTGCCACCTTGACTGGAGTCGACATGGAAAAGTTGATCGCAGCTGGTGAAGATGCCAACGCAGCGAAGGATGCCATTCTGTGGATGCGCGATGACGTTGGGTCGGATGTCCCCACACCGGCGGCTCGCGATGGTGTCGTGTATGTGATGTCAGATGGCAAACGTGATCGTGGAACGCTGTACGCACTGTCGGCTGAAACAGGAGAAACGCTGTGGGAGACCTCGCTGGCGCGAACGCGGGCCAGCTACAGCAGTTCGCCATTGATCGTCGGTGATCGTCTCTACATCACCGACGAAGCCGGAGCGACTTCTGTGCTGGAGCACATCGGAGGCGATTCAGAACCAACCTTGTTGCACACCAATGAAGTGGACGACGACGAACAGTTCACAGTTGCTAGCCCCGTCCCATTCGGCCATGGGTTGTTGCTGCGGACGAAAAGCCATCTCTACAAAGTGATGCGATGA